In the genome of Channa argus isolate prfri chromosome 8, Channa argus male v1.0, whole genome shotgun sequence, the window CATTCACAACCTGGATCTGATAGTAGGGCTGCCTCCGCGAAGGCCATGTAGTCTGTGTCATTCGGTTACACCTGTGAAACGCATGTGTTCAGTGCCTTCACCTGTGGACATGACTCTGGGGTTGTCGGGAGTGAACCCCGAGCCATGTCCACGAATCAGCGTCCAGTTTGTTCCGGTCCACCACTTGTTGTCTAAACGTTGTCTTATCAGAGGCTGTAGGTTGTGGTGCTGTGTGAAGTACGGATTTCCATGTTCAGATGACTTGGTCTGTCTGGCGGTTGTGAATCCAAACACAGAAATCCACAGTAAATAAAGCTCTTGGACCTGTTGTCAATATGCCAGTTCTGTAGTCCAAAACCAAGACTTTCACTTTCCTGTCATTTATGTGAAGGAACTCAACCAGGCCCATTAAGAGTAATTAGTGTTTAGACAGGCACATCACATTAGTGTAATGTTTGTGTTATGTCACCTCCTCCTCCGAGACTGAGGGATAAAGTTTTTGAATGTGTCAggtttgactaaaaaaacaccAGCATCCCAAATTACAGCCTCTAAATGTTCACAAAGTTGAATCGGCTCCTTTCTAAAACAATTTATGCAAGAACTGGACGTTACATCTTACATCAAGTCTAAATCAAGTGTAGAATCTGTGTCAGTGCTACTGTATTACGCTGCAGTAGTTTTACAGTGGACCCagtaaaacagcagcagaacgGCCTACACTACTCTGGTACAAAAAGCTAAATCTGATTTCCTGACAGATGCATAGGTCTGCAGCATTTTCCATTTTGGTGTTTCACCGGTTGATTATTTTCCTTTGAGACTATAAATGTAGAGAAAGGCACAGATTTGAAGCTCTGAGCTCACAGTGGCCTCTCTGCAGTGCTTTGCCATCTAACaattaaaaatccaaatgcAGTCAATTTACAATCTCATCAATCAGGAGATATTATttatcaaatatcaaaatacTGCTGAATTCAGTTGATGGATACTGAAGCCACGATGCTCTTTCTGTGTGTAGTAAAAGTGTTTCATAAAACTCATTACTGCTTGCTTTTAGCGGCTACTGTCCTTCTGAAATATCATCACATTACGAGTTCAAGTTGGTAATCAGATTCATggacatatttttatttatttttcctgctaCAGAAACACTGTTTCCTGTAAAGGTTTTAACTGGATGAGAGATGCAGTTGCACGTTAAAAAAGACCTGGGTTTGGAAAGTAGGCTGTAGCAGACGTTAAGGGAAGGAGGAGTAGAAATCTTATTACTGACCAACTGTCAACTGGGATTTAACTAGTTATGTGATTTCTCACAGTATTTAactttcgtgtgtgtgtgtgtgtgtgtgtgtgtgtataaacaatTTACGCAGTCGTATTGCATCAGTCTGTTGCCATATGGTGTTGATACATCAAAAGCAGTACTCACTTGTCATATGATCCCCGTTGACCCATGGTCAGGTCCTTAAATATTGAAACAGTGATGAGTTATTTGGCAAATGCAACTAAACCCTTAAGATGTGTGTGAAAAGGAGAGTTAAATTTAAGGGGTTGGCCAAAAGTTAGGCATTATCCATTCAGGAATTACAGCCATtgtaatacaaacacacacacacacacacacacactttttgatggctcataaataatggaacaaactaTTTTAGTATTTCCTGAATGGTTAATTCCTCACTTTTGGCCAAACCGTTGAATCAAAGCTGAAAGTATTGGCTCACTCACGttataatacttttatttaataaagcaTTGTATCGCAAGCACACGTAGAAATGTTTCATCATGATGCAGGAATGTGCTTTTTTCCATGAAAGTTGTTTGGGGCTGTATTTCATTCCATCTGTTGCACTAAcagtatgtaaatgtacatacatGTTAGACTGTGCACATTGCTATATATTTATCTCTGAATAATCTGTTTATATTTGCAAGCCTGAAACAACCCCATGTAATAAATGGGTAGCTGATGACTAATACAGTTGTAAAGGGCTGCTTTTGTCTTTGGGGCTAAAAGTAATGGTTTTCTTTATTGATCAATGATAttgatgttttctgtgttcAGTCTATAATGGCTCAGAAAATTGTAGAAAGGCCACAGAGAATTGATAAACTCTGATGTTGCATTGTGATGCAGTTGCTCTATAAtctgtcctctgctttgtttcagATCAAAATGGACCCTGAGATGGACTCACAGCTCAAGATCGGTTTTATCGGTGCAGGGAACATGGCCTTTGGCATCACAAAGGGCATCTTATCTGGTGAGTATTGTTAACAGGGGTCAGATAACTTGAAAGTGATAGTGTTTGGGGTCTAAATGTATGTTTCCATGGCAGGAAATGTTCTTCCTATTAACATCAAAGTGAGCGCACCATCCTCCAGGAACCTTGGACGGTTTCAGGTACtgttagaattttttttttctcttcaattAGTTTCCAGAAAAACAGGCTGAATTACAAGACCGTGAGCAGTTGCAGTTAGGTCAGATTTCTTGAATGAAAAGTTATCCTGCAAACCAGTCAGTTTGGTTGCTAACATTGGTCTTACGATGGGGCCTtccatgttctttttttttttcagtgggcTACGCTCAACAAGATTACTATGACAGAACAAATTTAGTATTTGTAATACTAGGACACACCTGCTAGAATGCAAGCTACTACACGTTTATAGTTTTTaggcaaacagaaaaaggaagcaTTACACATCTAGAAGAACACATCTAGTGGTTTGCAAAACATATAGTAGCTCTTTAGAACTGGATTAAATTATGATAATTTTCTGATTTCAAAGTTTCAATCACATGCATACAATGAAAAACCAAGAAATCTAAGAGTTATTTGGTGCATCATCTGTAATGCACTTGTTGCACGTGTTATTATAATACACACATTGTCCAACCACCAGTATCGCTTTCACCATATCTCTTTCCTTTCTGTGAAATGTCAACATATCTTAGTCAACAACaactttcagcttgtcccttaaGGGGTCGCTACAGCAGAAtatgttccacacgttgatttggcattgatttttacaccggatgcctttcctggcACAACCGTCCCCTTTTACCCAAGCTCTAGACTGGTAAtgaggtggcccttggtggctgtggGCAATATATCTTAGTAATTAAGATAATTAACCAATCCAGCAATTTATTGTCACAAATGACTAATTCTGCAAAATAATCCCCGATACCTACTAGGTTTTGTAGTTGGCCGCTGTGTTCTTTATTTCTTGTCCAATAAAGCAAGATGAACGTCGGCTTTATCTGACCTGTGGGTGTGGCCTCACTGTGTGAGAGTTACATGTGAGTGTACTTATACATTAGGTTAATAACAACATTCCTTCCTCTTGCCTTCAGGAGTTGGGGATTGCTGTCACCCACTCCAACGTAGAGGTGGTGTGCAGTTCAGATGTGGTCTTTGTGGCAGTCAAACCTCACCTGGTTCCTCTAGTTCTCAATGAAATCTCACAGTACATCACTGAACGGCACATAATTGTCTCTGTTGCAGCAGGAGTAACGCTGGCCACACTAGAAGAGGTGAGTGCCGTAGCCATAATGTAATGATGTTTCAGTCTAAAACACTTCTGTGATTCTGAATAATCTATTAACCTTCTCTGTCCCCTTATCTAAAAGCTCCTTCCAGAGAACTCAGTGGCCATCAGGCTGATGCCAAACCTGCCATGTGTGGTTCAGGAAGGGGCTCTCTTGTTTGCACGAGGATCCCGTGCAAAACAGGAAGATGGAGCTTTGCTTTGCTCCTTGCTGCATCGCTGTGGTTTGGTAGAGGAGGGACCTGAGGCCTGGATTGACATTCACACTGGACTGAGTGGGAGTGGGGTTGCATTTGTGAGTGTCTGAGGATTGTATGGTTTGTTTTGTAGAGAGCCTTTTAATTTTTGCAGGCCATTGTAACAGGAGTTAAGGAAAACTGATATGGCTGGTAGTTTGATTCTCAAGGTGAAATTTGACTATTCCACCAAAAGCACTAAGCCAGTCTTCATACATGCTTCATCCCATTTACTGCATATCATAGATCATTTGCAATCTAGCTATGTCttacaggacaaaaaaaaccccattaTTTTAAGTGTCATCTGAAGTAATAGTTTAAATAcctcaatgtaaaaaaaaaagggggggggggggggactttggtcttcatttaaacattttacagaataaaattaaaaacttgtgTAATACAGTAAAGGCTTGGTTGCTTCAAAATTACTCAGTAATAAGAGCAAGAGCTTATTGCACTAGCTGTTGGTACGGAAATGAAGACCAAACCAACATCAGGAAACAAAACTGATAAAAAGATTATATCAAATATAATTTAGGTGTCTGGAGggtaatgaaaactgaaatctcGAATTTTtcaaagtattcagacccttaattcagtattttgtagAAACCCCTtatttgtttatctttatttttattgtaacagCAGAAGAAATTCTGATGCTTGTGGCCTTTTTCTGCAGGTGTATTTGTTTGCTGAAGCCCTGGCAGAAGGAGCTGTTAAAATGGGCATGCCTAGTGCTCTGGCTCACAGCATCGCATCACAGACTGTTCTGGTCAGTATAACTGTGTGTTCGTTTcacatcaaaaacattttgctaaAAATGATGTATACTCTTTAATGTGGAAGTACAGCTTTTGAACCTACCTGTCTTTAACTATATGACAAGAGTATAGGATCTACAATTAAGCCAACAACATGtatcacatacagtagtttCTACAAGtctttgtggtttgtttgtttgtcttctaGAAATTGGTCTTTATAAAATCTGGGACCCAGACTTGAAGTTTGCAACCATTAATTTAAAGATGGATTCTTTTAGCCCAATGCAATAAATTTTGCAGtaaatgcatattaaaaaaaattctctggTCTCTGGACACATAGTTTTGATTTGCTGCCATGTTTTGCAGGGTGCTGGGAGATTGTTGCGTGACTCCGGAAAACATCCTGCTCAGCTTCGCTCTGAGGTCTGCACTCCAGGTGGGACCACCATTTACGGACTTCACACCCTAGAACAGGGTGGCATTAGAGCGTCGACGATGAGCGCTGTGGAGTCTGCCACTGAGAGAGCCAGGGAGCTTGGCCGAAGGTCAGCAGCAAGAAGCAGGAAATGATGACTGGTTGCTTTGTAAATACTGCCCATCGAACTTAAGGccaaaacaacattttggcaCAATATTGTCATGGAACACAAACCAAACAGGACTTGTCGctctttatatttatgtttctgtcaccccacccccacccccctcgaACAAGTGCAGTACATGCAGTTGTTTTGCCTATCAGACTGAAATGATTTGTTGTTAGCAAAGGTGAATAGTGGCTCGGTcttaataataagaaaatgtaaattgttgCTGCATTTTTTGAGACCAGTTGCTTGACCATGCAAACcaataattcagtttttatcaAGGCAGTTGTATCACATACAGCACCCAAATATGACTATGGCCATGGCTGGGGATACTGCAATCAAATTAAGGAGCAGAGTACTCCAGTTAGCTGGGTTTATTGATCAAAATGAACTCCAATACAGAAGGAAAAACTGATGTGCTTAAAATGGAGAGAGTCTTCCCTGTTGCATCAGTCTATGAGATGACTTGTATAAACTTCAAATTTGGAGTAATGCCTTACTAATTATTATTGAATAATGTGCATATAATGTGGAGAACAGAATGAAAATTAGTTGTGTAGGTTgcttaatataattaaaaaatttgGGCCAAATAAAGGATTAACTTTTGAATTTGGGATCATTTGACAACGATTGTGTTAATGCAGCTGCTGTagtcaactgaaaaaaaattaaaattttcaagGAAAATGTCTTACAGactttcacctgtttcagcagtcaaagtaaaatatttcactaaGCATGGACTTCAGGAAGTTGGGAGGGAGGTTaaactatatatttatttttcggAGACTTATTTGATTAATCTGTAAAATTACACGTAACTATTGCTAAATGCTGGACAACCAATTTGGAACTTTTGATCACATCACTTATCAACCAACCTCTACAGAGACTCCAGCCATCAACTGTAAATGCTTGCTGATGAACATCATGTAACTTGAGCAAAAGCTCCACAGCAACATGGCAGTATACAGAGACGCCTCACCTGTGGTTATGTTTAGTAGCCCAAATTTAGTGGCTATTCAGCAGAAGCACTAATAACACTGGCTTCAAAGGTTTAACACTAAGTGACAATGAGAAATAAAGGGAATACCCTTgaaattttataataataaaatggccATTGGTTGGTCTGTCACTACATTAGTGCTTTTAAGATTTACAATAAGCAGTGattgtaaaatgtgtcaaacaTTTCCTGGATAAAAATGGTTAAAACAGGGTTGAAAATGGGACAAAAATTGACCAGTTGTTATTTGTAAATATGAAACACAGTGAGGGTCACAGATTATCCAAATATTAGACATACATCACCGAATGGCAACAATACGTGAAGGCTGAACACTGAGCATCATTATTGACTCACCACTTCCCTCCCCCATTCTCCCACATCCCCGCCCCTCCTTTCCAGAAGCTATCACCGTCGTCGTCGTCGTAGCTCCTTGCTTCCTCCTCTTCCCGTTTGAACACACTGCTGAAGTACACGCGTTTCTTCCAGCGGCCTGCTCCTACACCGACAggacagaaaaatacaatagTAAGTTACGTTGGTGCTGACTGACAGGCCGGTTTCAGTCCGGGGATTTCTTCACAGATTCactttaaactgtattttgagAAACGAATCATTTACAGATCGCTGGGACTTTTTTTAGCCCACGTTAGCATGCAGCTAGCTGAATGGGCAGCTAACTGCATGCTAACGCTACCGTACGGACACCGGCTTCACTCACAGCCTGTGACATTGAATAGAGATGTCACAAGGAAAAGCGAATGATTTTGcgttatatttttaatgaaactgcGTTGTTTGGTATCCCCTTGAATGTTGGCAGACTACCAACAACACTCGTCCTTTCTAGTACTTGAACAGAAGGAAGACAGGGAGCTAACGTCGAAGTGATGTCAGCTCAGCAGCTTGAATCATTCCTGACCTTTAGtgacagtgtttattttttactcctCCACAGTTATTAATTTGTAATGTTACTTACACAATGTTGTATGTGATTCAGCCTGGATAAATATTCAGTCTTTGATGTACCTGTCAAAACACCTTCGCATTCAGGGATTTCTCTTTGCTCGCTTTGATTTTCTCTATTGACACAACTGTAATTCTGTATGGCCCATCCAGCCATTTCTCTTTAACcccttatcctgttaagggtcatggggggctggagcctattccagctgtcattagaAAAGAGGTGGTGTCCACCCTGGGCATGTCCCCAGTATGTCTCAAAAACTGgattcagacatgaactctagagaatgtcaggaggatcaggtcttgacattgtctggagtttcccttttaGACAAGTAACCAACATCGGGAGATAGTCTGTGTGAGGTGTGTTCTCaaatgtgaagaaatactctgtgTAATTGGGCAAGTGGTGGTGTTTGGACACTTCGAGCAGGGGGCAGAACATGACaccaaaacaaagctgcagaagtcacagtgttttgctttgtaatctggtggtataccacagaatcttctgctgttccttgtatttgtttgacgatttccaggtctgccctgACCGACAGAAGTTTGCGAATTTCATTGTCCTTCCACTTTGACATCGTCGTGTTAAATTAATGAGCTCTTCAGCTTCGAGTGTTTGTTTGTACCGTGTCAAAGGAAATGGATGTCATCGACATCAGCTCAGTTGGAGATAATCTAGAATGTGtactagggagctggctggaTAAAATCCGAGTTGcatcagggccaacagacttgggAATTTGcgtagacacacacaaacaccccaGAGAtggtctggaaaatgtctgaaaggTGCTAAAGaggcacacagacagacaagcattcgcattcacacctacagtcaaTTTAGAGTCGccaattaacctgacatgcagGTCTTTGGTCTGTGGGAGGTAACTGGAGAACCCAGGCGAAATCCACACAAACACGGGGAGAGCAAGTTGACCAACATTATGCAACAACAGAGCATCCCACctcatttctgcttttcaaatCAGGAGGAAACAATCAGCCAAACTAAACTAAGTTGGGATgatgattaaagtaaaagtagctGACAAGCTCTTTTCAACACTACAAAACAATCGATGTGGCCACTTTTTGATGCTGGTTCACATAATATCAACatgtttcatttaatatttttaattgctaCAGTATGACTGTAGAAAATTATACAAAGACAAGATGCAACAAAAACAGGTGTTCCTAAACTTTGACTGGTACTGGGGTACCATTCAGGGGTTAAAGTAAGTTCAGTCCAGTAAACCAttaatatgacattttatttggcTCTTTAGGTTTATGTAAAGTGAATTTTCAGTAAATAAGAACAAAGATGggcaaacaaaaacatcagtgttttttttttttattataatttgtatttttaataatttttttttaaaaaggaaggttgATAGCGataaagatttctttaaaaggtgTACATGATAGTCTTTAGAGATATGCTGCACctggatccaatcaggacaGAAGAAACAGTGGAAGGCCCAAGTGCACATCTGCTCAAGAATACCAGTGCTTACAAGTGTCCTTCTTGAGATATGGATGCCTCACTATTTCTGAATTGTCTgcatcttttattaaaataaaagaaatcagtgTGCATAGGCACTGTGTGTAGGAGACTCAGGTCTGCCATGGGCAGAGttgcccaaaaaaaaaaaaaaatcacagcaaaAGGTTGCAGTAGGCCCAGATGCCCAAACAGTGTACTTAAGGATTTGATGACTGGAACAAATAAGATAAGTTCAAGTTTGAGGTGTTTGGCACCAAGCAAAAAACGTGTCAAATGCAGAGCTCATGCAAAGATGGAAGATGCCTGCCTAACATGATCTGGGTGTTTTGGCATTGTGTGCAAGGCATCCTCACACAGCATGGATACCACTTCATACTGAAGAGGCTAACAGTTCCTCTGGGAATAAATTTTTCAGCTAGGCAATGACTTCAAGCATTCTTCCTGGTTGTTTAAGAATTATCTTGAGGGGAAagctgcttaaaaaaacaaaaaaaaggttgggGGAAGCTGGACCGAAGAATTTGGGAACACTGCACAACCAGCAGATCATGCCCTTCGGGCATTCTGCAGAAGGCCTGGGAGGAAATCAAACCCCAAATATCTGCAACAGATTTGTATTTTCTGATGAAACCATTATTCTGTGCTCTAATGTGCttaaaattgttcatttttaatgtgctcaattgtttattattttgtgtgctTTGCTGTTCACTTACAACCATTTGATCATATAACGCCAACAAAAGTTATTAGAGATAGGAAAGTGTGTAGCTTGTCTGGGCAGCGTATGTACAACAGTAAGAAACATTAAGGTATTCTTAAGAAAAATCCTTTAATGCAGAGTTTCTTTCCTCTCATCTGGCATTCAGCCGGTGACAAGTGAGTATTCTTTATGATATTAACATGTACCGTGATTGAGAATTGCTGCTTTTTGTACATGCTGTAGTTGTGTTCCCTGTATCAGTTAAGTTTGTTTTGCAAGTTGTTGattcttacttttttttccaatggCTTGCAATGAACTGGATGAAAAGAACTATTGAGCTTTTGATTTGGAGACTAGTTAGAGATAAACATTTTTACGAAAGAAGGTAAGTTAAGAACCTGAATATGCGTTTGTAATTAAAAGGAGGAAATCACTTCCCAAAATAATGCCTAGAAATGCTTAAATCCGTTTTAATACATGCATCTCCTGTTTTACGGCAGAGTACTGCAGTTTCGTTACATACAGCATGACCTGCactattttgtttgtgtagtgtGGAATATCTCAGTGCCTGTTGAGTTATTGAGTTTGCATGCATGAGCATATGCTGTTCCATCATCCATTGATATTAggctgttttttgtcttttacaaaaatgtttttattgctttcCATTTGTCACAGCCTGTACTTTCTTTGCATGCGCTCATGTCATTTTGTCAAGATTAAATTGAATAAATCATTACTTAGAAGTTTTCATAAtctgaaaaccttttttacaGTCTTTGTTAGAGGACGTTTTGCAGTGAATCATAAATTTGTTGTAAAGCCAATATTACTACACTGACCATAGGAGTATATTTTGGatattaaatgcaacaaaagttCTCTTATTTAAGAAAAttgtttgatatttgtttttgcagcatgAACATAATTTCCTgctgaaactttaaaaaaggccagattttagtttttggttGTTATGGGTTAgggtgtctctgggcaagacactgaacacctaaCGGTCCCTTGGACCAGctatgcagtgccagtccaagcccggtagaaattgggaagggttgcgtcaggaagggcatccggcataaaaactgtgccaaatcaacatgcggacattgatccgctgtggtgaccctgaactcacgggatgagccgaaaggacaaaaaaaaatcctgaaccTGTACCATGTTAGCTTTGCAAGACACACCTTTCGTAAGGTGAATTCAAAGTCAACTGTGTTTGACAATGATGCTGGCTCTTGACAAATAACGGATACATTTCATACATTCAACATGTGACATTTTCTAcaggagtttgttttttgttttttttcctgcatgcTTAGTGCTTTTCTCTGGGATAGACTTGTAGGCTCTGTTTGCCtgtacaatacaatatataaatatacaaacacaGATTGGTTTGTGCTGAGTCTAATACCAAGGCTTCAGAAAGTAGTACTTGTCTTTTGGAAATGGACAATTATGCCATTTTTCTAAGCAGGTCTACACTTAATAATCCAATAGTGATTGATTAAAAAATCCAAAACTAAAATATGCTTTGTAGTAAATCACACTGGTAGAAATTCATGCTTGGAATCTTTTGGCCAGGTCTCAAAAAGCATTTCACATATGGAATTTAGACAGTTTTCAGTCAGTACATTCAAGTGGACTTAACCAGTAACCAAGTTACAGTCGGTTTTCTTGGGAAAcggttttatttgttatttttatttatttctttttcacacataaaaaagcagttttctgtCGCTATAGTTAAAATCTTTGTGCTAGGCTTTAAAACAAGTCAGAGATGGAGTCAGATTACTCTGTTGCTGCATATATACATAGATTTGCAGGTAATCAATTTTCGTAAGTGCATGTGAACCCAATTACCAATGTCAGCTGATTTCGGATTAACCTGGTTACTCTTGTGTAGGTAAACATGACCAGTGTTAAGCTATTCACTTTGTCATAGATCAGGAAAAGTTTGTAAACTCAAAGCGAGTAATTTTAAAGTGTTCCTGGGACCACAGTGTCCTCAGTGATTGTAAAATACAAGGATTTTGACACCACCAGGATTCCCTCCAGTATTCTCCAACATTGTAAACTGCAAAAAACGAAAGAAGGACCTTGGTGAACTGAATGCAGTGAAGTTTATGATTGAGTGGGTAGATGAaatcaactttaaataaaaggcaaagggtctgaataaggctattaatattttcacaaattaaagatttcagtttttgttgtttgttttttactttgctaAAATTTCTCAACATTTTTTCACTAAGTTGCTTTATTGGGTGTTGACAGATGGCACTTTTCTCCATTGAAAATGTTACCTACAATATGCAAAAAAGTGAAGGTGTTTGATACATTTCTGAATTAACTGGAGATTAGTCCCTTGTGCCTTTAATACTTCCTGTGTCTCTAACCCAAAAGCCTGTgcctgttctctttttttttatcctgcaaCGGATCAAAGATGATGTTGAAGATCATCCACTCCTCTGCAGCAGGTGACTTGGAGCATGATCAGCCTCCCAGTCACTGTCAAGTGGACCAGTTTGCCAACACCGCACTGGGCTGTAGAAACAAGACTGAGTCAGGTCAGAGAAATGGAGATGCTGCGTCATCATCCCCAGAGAGCGACAGCTTGAATGGAGACGTAAAGCGCAGCGGGAAAAGCCGCCGTCGCAAGAAGCGGTCCTCTAATGCTGAAAGTCGCTCTGAAGGAACGGTTGACGGTAAAACCAAGAATGAGGAGCACCCAAACAAAAAGACTAGTCAGCCATCCAACCCTCGTGCTGTTCTGACTGGCCTGCAAGCAGAGTGTGCTAATGTATGGTTTGAACACAGCATTTATGAACGAGCTGAGACCCTCTACCAATGCTGGTTGCTCAGTTCCTCTAATGGGGTCACAAACCCAAACCAGTCATCTCCAGCTCCTAGGAAACATTCAAAATCCCCCCCCTCTGTGGCTTCATCTTCCTCAGGACTGACCTGCCACCATGGTGACCAGGTGGCTTGTCACCATGTGGTACAGGCAGTGTGGGTAAACAAGTCGTCTTTTGACCAAGCAGAAAGCCGCTTTCTGGAAGTATCCACCCAGCCTTTTATTCCAAACTCTCTGGACCTCCAATCTCTGCCAAACCGCTCCATCACATCCAGAACACCTGATGAAGGATATCAGTCTTTAGTCCCGACTCCCGCAACACCGAACATCCAACAAGCAGCTGTTACATCAACTAATCGACAGTCGATTAACGGACTGCCTCATATCCCAGTGGAGTTGCTTAGAGATGTGTGGCTGGAGAAACCATTGTATGACCGTGCTGAAGCAGCCTTCTATCAGAATCTATACAGCAACTCCTTGAAGAGGTCTAGCTGTGCCTCCATCTCCAGAGCTAACAACCACCCTCAAAGCCtggtggaagaggaggaggaagaccaAGGGGAGGAGGAGTTGATTTTAGAGGGAAAACGAGTGGTCCAGCAGGTTAAAGCAGAAATCTTTCATGCTTTGCACCCGATCCAAGAAGAGGAGGAACCAGCTGAGgttctggaaaaagaaaaagtatcaGGGACAGGAGTCTGCTTCTTCCTTCACCCGGGCAGTGAGCGGGTGTGGTTGGACAAGTGGCGGTACGACGCTGCAGAGAGCCATTTCCATGACTGCAGTGGGCATAAAGCAGTCATGGCAAAGAAGGGTCAGAAGCTGGAAGCAGATGCCTCATCGGTTACCTCCAACACCCGTTTGAGGGACAAGTATGATCAAACTGTCCAAAGTGGGAGAAAGGAGCAGCTctagatgttttatttcatcttgtATAATTATTTATGCCATCACCtgatttttctcattttttttcttgtttttctttgttcatcttgtttctgtatttgtttttattcattattccTTGTGGTCTTTaatttttccacatatttgtatCATCGTGTTTTTTCAGCgttctaattttttttatttttttttttttggaaagttgTGTTGGGATCTGGGTCTATGTGGGGAGAGTAGATAACATGCACCgtaagaattttagaaatgtaaaatttataACTTAACAAATCTCACATTGTGAATGTAGATATATCTCGGGTATTTATGTATAATTTTAGTCAGTAGAATACGTATTTCTTAATCCTTAACCTGACTTCCTGTGTCCTCTTCTTACATCCCTCTCTTGTCCTTCCTCACTCCGTTCTCTGTAGCAACATGAGTGCAGTTGATTTTCTGGCCCAGGAAAAGATCTGGTTTGACAAACCTCGCTATGATGAAGCAGAAAGACGCTTTTATG includes:
- the pycr3 gene encoding pyrroline-5-carboxylate reductase 3 isoform X1; the encoded protein is MDDANIKKQNWDVKETELFLEILKELDMKKCLDGRKVRNNTLFKVAHRRMTAAGYHRSVDQLKFRWKLLKSAYYKCKREPDSPTPIKIQGWWRYEQTMIAIMESRHPLVGAGVKAERSDDMSKDSDGESSMLPWAQPCPDSGAHNNSTIHNLDLIIKMDPEMDSQLKIGFIGAGNMAFGITKGILSGNVLPINIKVSAPSSRNLGRFQELGIAVTHSNVEVVCSSDVVFVAVKPHLVPLVLNEISQYITERHIIVSVAAGVTLATLEELLPENSVAIRLMPNLPCVVQEGALLFARGSRAKQEDGALLCSLLHRCGLVEEGPEAWIDIHTGLSGSGVAFVYLFAEALAEGAVKMGMPSALAHSIASQTVLGAGRLLRDSGKHPAQLRSEVCTPGGTTIYGLHTLEQGGIRASTMSAVESATERARELGRRSAARSRK
- the pycr3 gene encoding pyrroline-5-carboxylate reductase 3 isoform X2; this encodes MDPEMDSQLKIGFIGAGNMAFGITKGILSGNVLPINIKVSAPSSRNLGRFQELGIAVTHSNVEVVCSSDVVFVAVKPHLVPLVLNEISQYITERHIIVSVAAGVTLATLEELLPENSVAIRLMPNLPCVVQEGALLFARGSRAKQEDGALLCSLLHRCGLVEEGPEAWIDIHTGLSGSGVAFVYLFAEALAEGAVKMGMPSALAHSIASQTVLGAGRLLRDSGKHPAQLRSEVCTPGGTTIYGLHTLEQGGIRASTMSAVESATERARELGRRSAARSRK